From the Mauremys reevesii isolate NIE-2019 linkage group 19, ASM1616193v1, whole genome shotgun sequence genome, one window contains:
- the CIZ1 gene encoding cip1-interacting zinc finger protein isoform X4, which produces MAAACRGWRCLGQLPWRLRAAGVGLLRAQSRGYCIPFGTGRYARARALKGSRVLVGAAFALGGTVGLFQTLQYPLKAQEHLAEQQAAKLPAGSLQLTLYQYKTCPFCSKVRAFLDYHGVPYEIVEVNPVMRKEIKFSSYRKVPILLANAGNTLQLNDSSVIISAIKTYLVSRKKSLDEIMSFYPPMKAVNERGKEVTEYGNKYWLMLDEMETQHVYPIKEARVEEMTWRKWADDWLVHLISPNVYRTPREALASFDYIVHEGNFGTVEGFFAKYVGAVAMFFIGKRLKSRHHLQDNVREDLYKAANDWVKAVGKHRPFMGGSQPNLADLAVYGVLRVMEGLEAYDDMMTHTKIQPWYLHMEKAIGEAEITNWQLLQPPY; this is translated from the exons ATGGCAGCAGCCTGCCGTGGCTGGAGGTGTCTGGGGCAGCTCCCGTGGAGGCTGAGGGCGGCTGGGGTGGGGCTCCTGCGGGCCCAGAGCAGGGGGTACTGTATCCCCTTTGGGACAGGCCGCTATGCACGGGCCCGGGCACTGAAGGGCAGCCGCGTGCTGGTGGGGGCTGCTTTTGCCCTGGGGGGCACCGTTGGCCTCTTCCAGACTCTCCAGTATCCCCTGAAGGCCCAGGAGCACCTTGCAGAGCAGCAGGCAGCCAAG CTCCCCGCAGGTAGCCTGCAGTTGACCCTGTACCAATACAAAACCTGCCCGTTCTGCAGTAAGGTGCGAGCCTTCCTTGATTACCATGGGGTGCCTTATGAAATTGTGGAGGTGAACCCggtaatgaggaaggagatcaaATTTTCCTCCTACAGAAAGGTGCCCATCCTTTTAGCCAACGCTGGAAACACTCTG CAACTGAATGACTCTTCAGTGATCATCAGTGCAATAAAGACCTATCTCGTTTCCAG GAAGAAGAGTTTAGATGAGATCATGTCATTTTATCCTCCTATGAAAGCTGTGAATGAGCGGGGCAAGGAGGTGACCGAGTATGGGAATAAATACTGGCTCATGCTGGATGAAATGGAGACCCAGCATGTGTACCCCATCAAAGAAGCTAGGGT GGAAGAAATGACATGGCGAAAATGGGCAGATGACTGGCTGGTTCACCTCATCTCCCCCAATGTTTACCGCACACCCAGGGAAGCCCTGGCTTCTTTCGATTACATTGTCCATGAGGGTAATTTTGGCACCGTGGAAGGCTTTTTTGCCAAGTACGTGGGGGCCGTTGCCATGTTCTTCATCGGCAAGAGGCTGAAGAGCAG GCACCATCTCCAGGATAATGTCCGAGAAGATTTGTACAAAGCAGCCAATGACTGGGTAAAAGCTGTTGGCAAACACAGACCATTCATGGGTGGCAGCCAGCCGAATCTCGCTGACTTG GCAGTGTATGGGGTCCTCCGGGTCATGGAAGGGCTGGAAGCCTATGATGACATGATGACTCATACCAAGATTCAACCTTGGTACCTTCACATGGAAAAGGCTATTGGAGAGGCAGAAATCACGAACTGGCAACTGCTGCAGCCGCCTTACTAA